The following are encoded in a window of Candidatus Dependentiae bacterium genomic DNA:
- a CDS encoding transposase, with the protein MSKKQSSNRRGEQKLFYTEAFKQKIVNEVLSGKLNKRQASLIYGIRGNATILYWINQSRGLRGYEKRTAPLANFAEMKKNIHDKKLEEENKELKELLRVAELRADLWQHAIEIAEKKFNIDIVKKYGAQQSTPSKSKGQKKK; encoded by the coding sequence ATGAGTAAAAAACAAAGCTCCAACCGGCGAGGTGAACAAAAATTATTCTACACCGAAGCCTTTAAACAGAAAATCGTTAATGAAGTATTGAGTGGTAAACTCAATAAGCGCCAGGCTTCGCTGATTTATGGCATCAGGGGCAATGCCACCATCCTTTACTGGATAAACCAAAGCCGTGGTCTGCGGGGGTATGAAAAAAGAACGGCTCCCCTTGCTAACTTTGCCGAAATGAAAAAGAACATCCACGACAAAAAGCTGGAAGAAGAAAACAAAGAGTTGAAAGAGCTGCTCCGGGTGGCAGAGCTACGTGCCGATCTGTGGCAACATGCCATTGAGATTGCGGAGAAAAAGTTCAATATCGACATTGTAAAAAAGTATGGTGCCCAACAATCAACTCCTTCCAAAAGCAAAGGCCAAAAGAAAAAGTAA
- a CDS encoding IS3 family transposase, with translation MCCVFGRSKQAYYKQLHQNAGTSVKEEVIVGLIKKKREIWKRGSGRNLHQSLLKEMKAHDIKMGRDKFFDLLRNNHLLIKSKRCRTKTTCSYHHFNRYKNLIESVTALRCNEIWVSDITYLWLKPQDKFCYLSVITDLYSRKVVGYCVHESLSVQGCIDALKMAVKSRKDKTLPLIHHSDRGVQYCCHAYVKLLQKHQIQISMTQSGDPLENAVAERVHKTIKEEFTDDRQINFCNIDEAKTEIKKFIEFYNRQRPHRSVQWLTPHEAYQCTGTLRRVWKTYRRKALQWGDLVKA, from the coding sequence ATGTGTTGCGTTTTTGGACGAAGTAAACAGGCTTATTATAAGCAGTTGCATCAAAACGCCGGGACCTCTGTAAAGGAAGAAGTTATTGTTGGGCTAATCAAAAAGAAGCGTGAAATATGGAAACGGGGCAGCGGCAGAAACCTGCACCAAAGCCTCCTGAAAGAAATGAAGGCCCACGACATAAAAATGGGGCGGGATAAGTTCTTTGACCTGCTTAGAAACAACCATTTGCTCATCAAATCAAAACGTTGCAGAACGAAAACAACCTGTAGTTACCATCATTTTAACCGTTATAAAAATTTAATAGAATCCGTTACAGCATTGCGTTGTAACGAAATATGGGTATCAGATATCACGTATTTGTGGCTAAAGCCACAGGATAAGTTTTGTTACCTGAGTGTGATTACTGATTTATATTCAAGGAAAGTAGTTGGCTATTGTGTACATGAATCATTAAGCGTACAAGGCTGTATAGATGCTTTAAAAATGGCTGTAAAAAGCAGAAAGGATAAGACCCTGCCATTGATTCATCATAGCGACAGAGGCGTACAATACTGTTGCCATGCATACGTAAAGCTGCTGCAAAAGCATCAGATACAAATCAGCATGACACAAAGCGGTGACCCGCTGGAGAATGCAGTAGCCGAGCGGGTACATAAAACCATCAAGGAAGAATTTACCGATGACAGGCAAATAAATTTTTGTAATATTGATGAAGCAAAAACAGAGATTAAAAAGTTCATTGAGTTTTATAACCGGCAGCGGCCACACAGAAGTGTGCAATGGTTAACACCCCACGAGGCTTACCAATGCACAGGTACTTTAAGACGGGTTTGGAAAACTTACCGCCGTAAAGCACTTCAATGGGGAGATTTGGTAAAGGCATAG
- a CDS encoding DUF488 domain-containing protein has protein sequence MEFFTIGVYNSTEKEFFDKLIQNNIDTFCDIRQRRGVRGAKYSFINSNRLQEKLNDLGIKYGYVQDLAPTTEIRELQKEIDAEKGELKSERQELGKVFIIEYKNKILGNFDFERFFDNLDNIGANRIALFCVEEHPEACHRSIVADKLQNTFNYKISHL, from the coding sequence ATGGAATTTTTTACAATCGGTGTTTACAACTCTACAGAAAAAGAGTTTTTCGATAAACTTATCCAAAACAATATTGATACATTTTGCGATATAAGACAACGTAGAGGTGTGAGAGGTGCAAAGTATTCCTTCATAAATAGTAACAGACTTCAAGAAAAACTGAATGACCTAGGCATTAAATATGGCTATGTTCAAGATTTAGCACCAACAACAGAAATTCGTGAATTGCAAAAAGAAATTGACGCTGAAAAAGGAGAGCTTAAAAGCGAAAGACAAGAATTAGGGAAGGTCTTTATAATTGAATACAAAAATAAAATATTAGGCAACTTTGATTTTGAGAGGTTTTTTGACAATCTTGACAATATTGGAGCAAATCGAATTGCACTTTTCTGTGTCGAGGAACATCCAGAGGCTTGCCACCGTTCTATTGTGGCGGATAAACTTCAAAACACTTTCAATTACAAAATTAGTCACCTATGA
- a CDS encoding DUF488 domain-containing protein — MTKKPLYTIGHGNRKSEDFLALLKEFGIEYLIDVRSQPYSKFNPQYNQNDLKFLLDRNGIKYVFMGDNIGGRPKDTSCYDSEGKVDYEVVKTKDFFINGIERLKTAYSKDINVVIMCSESKPCECHRSKLIGKVLNTDNIILKHIDENGKVKDQATVINELNKGLSAIDLFGNPLNATSRKAYQ; from the coding sequence ATGACAAAAAAGCCACTTTATACTATCGGACACGGCAATAGAAAGTCGGAAGACTTTCTTGCTTTGCTGAAGGAATTTGGCATTGAATACCTCATTGATGTTCGTTCCCAACCATATTCAAAATTTAATCCGCAATACAATCAAAATGACCTTAAATTCCTTTTAGACCGTAACGGAATAAAGTACGTTTTTATGGGCGACAATATTGGCGGTAGACCTAAAGACACATCTTGTTACGACAGTGAAGGAAAAGTTGATTACGAAGTAGTAAAGACAAAGGATTTTTTCATTAATGGAATCGAAAGGTTAAAAACAGCTTACAGTAAAGACATCAATGTTGTAATTATGTGTAGCGAGAGTAAGCCTTGTGAATGCCACAGAAGTAAATTAATTGGCAAAGTTTTAAACACAGACAATATTATTTTAAAACACATTGACGAAAACGGAAAAGTTAAAGACCAAGCAACTGTGATAAACGAACTTAACAAAGGGCTTTCTGCAATTGACTTGTTTGGTAATCCTTTAAACGCTACATCAAGAAAAGCCTATCAATAA